In Pleuronectes platessa chromosome 4, fPlePla1.1, whole genome shotgun sequence, the following proteins share a genomic window:
- the prr16 gene encoding protein Largen isoform X2, translating into MTDSSKTDTLNSSSSSTTTTTTVSSLEKMKIFPEDFIFKTLGPIIPVPVHPPAVLTVLRKAHPPLPPPRLTPLRAEDHNGSLMRNGGAPGREPRERERVRFSETVQYHGYCPDCDLQYDVDDTELHLQAELSDLRLSPLHCCSSSSPPPPHALPHDLMLENGGLPFSHSFPPTANPPPPFVPPHPPSRKPQKTILRKSTTTTV; encoded by the exons ATGACAGACAGCTCTAAGACGGACACACTCAACTCCAGCTCgagctccaccaccaccaccaccaccgttTCCAGCCTGGAGAAGATGAAGATCTTCCCCGAGGACTTCATCTTTAAAACCCTTGGGCCCATCATCCCGGTCCCTGTCCATCCTCCTGCAGTACTGACTGTGCTGAGGAAAGCCCACCCGCCCTTACCACCACCAAGACTTACGCCGCTTAGAGCCGAGGATCACAAC GGGTCTCTGATGAGGAATGGCGGG GCCCCAGGCAGGGAGCCTCGGGAGAGGGAGCGTGTCCGTTTCAGCGAGACGGTCCAGTACCACGGCTACTGCCCGGACTGCGACCTCCAGTACGACGTAGACGACACAGAACTACACTTACAGGCCGAGCTGAGCGACTTGAGGCTTAGCCCGCTACACTGCTGctcgtcctcctcccctcctccacctcatgCTCTTCCTCATGATCTCATGTTGGAAAACGGCGGCCTCCCGTTCAGCCACAGTTTCCCGCCGACAGCGAACCCTCCTCCACCTTTTGTGCCTCCTCACCCGCCCTCCCGCAAGCCCCAGAAAACAATCCTTCGCAAATCAACCACCACCACGGTTTGA
- the prr16 gene encoding protein Largen isoform X1, which translates to MTDSSKTDTLNSSSSSTTTTTTVSSLEKMKIFPEDFIFKTLGPIIPVPVHPPAVLTVLRKAHPPLPPPRLTPLRAEDHNMKNLPHPTLMLSGNISKANGSLMRNGGVFPLKTRDLFSSTPCFLSSDSGMPESGLVPTLPRPMPLLRHEKNNCPKAPGREPRERERVRFSETVQYHGYCPDCDLQYDVDDTELHLQAELSDLRLSPLHCCSSSSPPPPHALPHDLMLENGGLPFSHSFPPTANPPPPFVPPHPPSRKPQKTILRKSTTTTV; encoded by the coding sequence ATGACAGACAGCTCTAAGACGGACACACTCAACTCCAGCTCgagctccaccaccaccaccaccaccgttTCCAGCCTGGAGAAGATGAAGATCTTCCCCGAGGACTTCATCTTTAAAACCCTTGGGCCCATCATCCCGGTCCCTGTCCATCCTCCTGCAGTACTGACTGTGCTGAGGAAAGCCCACCCGCCCTTACCACCACCAAGACTTACGCCGCTTAGAGCCGAGGATCACAACATGAAGAATCTGCCTCATCCGACTTTAATGTTATCAGGGAATATATCCAAGGCTAACGGGTCTCTGATGAGGAATGGCGGGGTTTTCCCGTTGAAAACCAGGGATTTATTCTCCTCCACGCCATGTTTCCTTTCGAGTGACAGCGGAATGCCTGAGTCCGGGCTTGTTCCTACATTGCCCAGGCCAATGCCCCTTCTCCGTCACGAAAAAAACAATTGCCCAAAGGCCCCAGGCAGGGAGCCTCGGGAGAGGGAGCGTGTCCGTTTCAGCGAGACGGTCCAGTACCACGGCTACTGCCCGGACTGCGACCTCCAGTACGACGTAGACGACACAGAACTACACTTACAGGCCGAGCTGAGCGACTTGAGGCTTAGCCCGCTACACTGCTGctcgtcctcctcccctcctccacctcatgCTCTTCCTCATGATCTCATGTTGGAAAACGGCGGCCTCCCGTTCAGCCACAGTTTCCCGCCGACAGCGAACCCTCCTCCACCTTTTGTGCCTCCTCACCCGCCCTCCCGCAAGCCCCAGAAAACAATCCTTCGCAAATCAACCACCACCACGGTTTGA